The following are from one region of the Paenibacillus sp. KS-LC4 genome:
- the add gene encoding adenosine deaminase, producing the protein MKDVVVREQLKKLPKIDLHLHLDGSVLPNTLRELAMEQGKELPVDAGSELTPWMLADENCNSLKEYLSKFHFVEPYLQTPEALERVAYEVVEQSAEQGCRYIEVRFAPLLHTKGGLSLEETMRHTIHGLRRGERDFGVKARGIAICLRHDAYESNEQVILAAAKLHGDGIAAVDLAGDEASFPPELHRSLFNLAASKGLPITIHAGEAGGAKNVQEAIESLGASRIGHGVRITENPAIMDMVRRTGTPLELCPLSNIQTKAVSGWDAYPIKAFLAAGIRATINTDNLTVSGTTIGLEYELLMQKCGVTLEEIGTLILNSAHAAFLEQDEKRQLIADIEQGLAAAGVKPAV; encoded by the coding sequence ATGAAAGATGTAGTGGTACGGGAACAATTAAAAAAACTGCCCAAAATTGATTTGCACTTGCATTTGGATGGCAGCGTGTTGCCTAACACGCTGCGTGAGCTGGCAATGGAGCAGGGTAAGGAGCTGCCCGTTGATGCAGGCAGCGAGCTTACCCCATGGATGCTTGCAGATGAGAACTGCAATAGCTTAAAAGAATATTTGAGCAAATTTCATTTTGTCGAGCCCTATTTGCAAACGCCAGAGGCGCTGGAACGTGTAGCTTATGAAGTGGTTGAGCAATCGGCGGAACAAGGCTGCCGTTACATCGAGGTGCGATTTGCGCCGCTGCTGCATACTAAAGGAGGTTTGTCGCTGGAGGAGACGATGCGTCACACCATTCATGGCTTGAGGCGTGGAGAACGGGATTTCGGCGTTAAAGCGAGGGGAATCGCCATCTGCCTGCGCCATGATGCTTATGAGAGCAATGAACAGGTCATATTAGCTGCGGCCAAGCTGCATGGCGATGGAATCGCAGCGGTAGATTTGGCTGGTGATGAAGCATCCTTCCCGCCGGAGCTTCATCGTTCCTTATTTAATCTCGCAGCTAGCAAGGGGCTGCCGATTACTATTCACGCCGGGGAAGCAGGCGGCGCGAAAAATGTGCAGGAAGCCATTGAGAGTCTTGGCGCCTCGCGCATCGGCCATGGCGTGCGAATTACGGAAAATCCTGCTATTATGGACATGGTGCGCCGTACAGGCACGCCGCTGGAGCTATGCCCGCTGAGCAATATACAGACAAAGGCGGTTAGCGGCTGGGACGCATATCCGATTAAAGCTTTTCTGGCAGCAGGCATTCGGGCGACCATTAATACGGATAATCTGACGGTATCGGGTACGACGATTGGTTTGGAATATGAGCTGTTGATGCAAAAATGCGGCGTGACGCTGGAGGAAATCGGCACGCTGATTTTGAACAGCGCCCATGCGGCCTTTTTGGAGCAGGATGAGAAACGGCAGCTGATTGCCGACATAGAACAGGGGCTTGCGGCTGCGGGAGTAAAGCCTGCCGTATAA
- the pucD gene encoding xanthine dehydrogenase subunit D, translating into MLLKRESSGKRWRIRPDGLEKVTGSLAYLTDMSAAGMLYGRVLRSPHPHALILRICTEKARQLEGVHAVLTHLDVPGLNRYGIAHQDQPVFCENKVRYVGDAVAAVAAETAELAELALTLIEVDYELLPIVDDAERALLQDAPLLHPQGNILHHSQFHRGQLGSGFSACAHIVEDTYFTPRQMHTYMETEGGLFVPQEDGRLTVYSPTQHGFMDRLQLSRITAMKQERIRIVSSPIGGSFGGKDELNVQPYGALLALKTNRPVKLHHSRWESVRAGLKRHPMKISMKTGTDASGRLLAHQVRIIADTGAYATLGAEVLNFTVEHVLGPYRYEHVEVDGYSVYTNNGMSGEFRGFGGNQAIFALEGQLDRLAEKLGMDPWELRRMNMRMPDDPGPFGQPIVVTEGAMQVWNAAEASDLWQERGAPNREEEREPWLKVGIGSAFTMHGGGLGVGIPDPAGGRLSLAADGRIEAIFGYEEFGQGLLATLELMLIEQFGLAASDIRMIIGDTDLVPDSGSTTASRATSMMWKTLQNLKLPFTSQLLERAAELLGISVDKLAMGAGGIYETAGNTLLLSYKELAEAEGERISCSTSFLFPTSDTSRTGAHFLYTYAAVVVKVEINQLTGRVRVLDQYHAVAAGPVMNPQGFLGQIEGGSSMALGFTLTEDALMQQGQYMTKNLDTYLVPTIVEHRGAVTVEPIEHLPQGDSYGPRGIGEVGSVTLAPAIAAAIHQAVGIRVTKLPIEPELLQNDCAFAFAEEAVSKR; encoded by the coding sequence ATGCTGTTGAAACGTGAATCAAGCGGCAAACGGTGGCGAATCAGGCCGGATGGGCTGGAGAAGGTAACGGGCAGCCTTGCTTATTTGACGGATATGTCGGCAGCGGGCATGCTTTATGGCCGGGTTCTGCGCAGTCCTCATCCTCATGCTCTTATTCTCCGCATTTGCACGGAGAAGGCTCGGCAGCTTGAAGGCGTTCATGCCGTGCTGACCCATCTCGATGTGCCCGGTTTAAACCGCTATGGCATTGCCCATCAGGATCAGCCAGTTTTTTGTGAAAATAAAGTTCGGTATGTCGGCGATGCGGTGGCGGCTGTAGCCGCAGAGACGGCTGAGCTAGCCGAATTGGCTCTTACTCTCATTGAGGTTGATTATGAGCTGCTGCCGATCGTTGACGATGCCGAGCGGGCGCTTTTGCAGGATGCGCCGCTGCTTCATCCGCAGGGCAATATTCTTCACCACAGCCAATTTCATAGAGGACAGCTAGGCAGCGGGTTCTCCGCCTGTGCCCATATTGTAGAGGATACTTATTTTACGCCGAGGCAAATGCACACCTATATGGAAACCGAAGGCGGCTTGTTTGTGCCACAGGAGGATGGGCGGTTGACAGTATATTCGCCTACTCAGCATGGGTTTATGGATCGTCTGCAATTATCGCGAATTACCGCGATGAAGCAGGAGCGAATCCGCATCGTCTCAAGCCCCATTGGCGGCTCCTTCGGCGGCAAGGATGAATTGAATGTGCAGCCTTATGGCGCGCTGCTTGCGCTCAAAACAAATCGCCCCGTCAAGCTGCATCATTCCAGATGGGAGTCGGTTCGAGCGGGGCTCAAACGTCATCCGATGAAAATTTCGATGAAAACCGGTACAGATGCCAGCGGCCGCCTGCTTGCACATCAAGTGCGAATTATCGCCGATACTGGCGCGTACGCCACGCTGGGGGCGGAGGTGCTTAACTTTACCGTTGAGCATGTACTTGGACCATACCGCTACGAGCATGTAGAGGTAGACGGTTATTCCGTTTATACGAACAACGGAATGTCTGGGGAGTTCCGCGGCTTTGGCGGAAATCAGGCGATTTTTGCACTAGAAGGGCAGCTTGATCGGCTTGCAGAGAAGCTGGGCATGGACCCTTGGGAGCTGCGGCGAATGAATATGCGCATGCCTGATGATCCGGGGCCGTTCGGTCAGCCGATCGTCGTAACCGAAGGCGCCATGCAGGTGTGGAATGCAGCTGAAGCCAGCGACTTGTGGCAGGAAAGAGGGGCGCCGAATCGAGAAGAGGAGCGCGAGCCATGGCTTAAAGTAGGTATTGGGTCAGCCTTCACCATGCACGGCGGCGGGCTTGGCGTAGGTATTCCCGATCCGGCAGGCGGCAGGCTCTCGCTGGCTGCCGATGGTCGAATCGAAGCGATATTCGGCTACGAGGAGTTTGGGCAAGGCTTGCTTGCTACGCTGGAGCTAATGCTGATTGAGCAATTCGGATTGGCTGCATCCGATATAAGGATGATTATTGGGGATACCGATCTGGTTCCAGACAGCGGCTCTACGACTGCTTCAAGAGCGACCAGCATGATGTGGAAGACGCTGCAAAATCTGAAGCTGCCGTTTACCTCGCAATTGCTGGAGCGGGCTGCGGAGCTGCTTGGAATATCAGTCGATAAGCTCGCAATGGGAGCAGGAGGCATTTATGAAACCGCAGGCAATACCTTGCTGCTGAGCTATAAGGAGCTGGCTGAGGCAGAAGGGGAGCGGATAAGCTGCTCTACCTCCTTTCTGTTCCCGACATCAGATACCTCGCGAACAGGAGCCCATTTTTTATATACGTATGCTGCGGTTGTTGTAAAGGTTGAGATTAATCAACTGACAGGTCGAGTGAGAGTGCTTGACCAATATCATGCGGTAGCGGCAGGTCCTGTCATGAACCCGCAAGGCTTTCTTGGTCAGATTGAGGGCGGCAGCAGCATGGCGCTTGGATTTACGCTTACGGAGGATGCGCTCATGCAGCAGGGACAATATATGACGAAAAATTTGGATACCTATTTAGTTCCAACGATTGTGGAGCATCGCGGTGCGGTCACCGTTGAGCCGATTGAGCATTTGCCGCAAGGAGATAGCTACGGCCCGCGCGGCATCGGTGAAGTAGGCTCGGTTACGCTTGCTCCGGCTATCGCGGCTGCCATTCATCAGGCGGTGGGCATTCGCGTGACGAAGCTGCCGATTGAGCCGGAGCTGCTGCAAAATGATTGTGCTTTTGCTTTTGCTGAAGAGGCGGTGAGCAAGCGATGA
- a CDS encoding VOC family protein: MNKNAKIGGGGLHHIALRAFDFEATVKFYTEGLGFTPRHSWGEGDGRVIMLDSGDGNYLEVFAGGKAPVEGEGSYFHLAYRSENIELAVQSAVAAGAVVTVEPKDAVLGDNPPTPVKIAFVKGLNGEIIEFFQSTGDNQL, from the coding sequence ATGAATAAAAATGCAAAAATTGGCGGCGGCGGCCTTCATCACATCGCGCTGCGCGCATTTGACTTTGAAGCAACGGTGAAGTTTTATACAGAAGGACTCGGCTTTACGCCAAGACATAGCTGGGGTGAAGGCGATGGCCGCGTTATTATGCTTGATAGCGGTGATGGCAACTATCTTGAAGTATTCGCTGGCGGCAAGGCGCCGGTGGAAGGCGAAGGCTCCTATTTCCATTTAGCATACCGCTCCGAAAATATAGAGCTTGCCGTTCAGTCAGCAGTAGCTGCTGGCGCGGTAGTAACGGTCGAACCAAAGGATGCTGTGCTGGGCGACAATCCGCCAACCCCAGTGAAAATCGCCTTCGTAAAAGGCCTGAACGGAGAGATTATTGAGTTTTTCCAAAGCACAGGCGACAATCAGCTGTAA
- the uraH gene encoding hydroxyisourate hydrolase: MSGKITTHVLDISTGKAAAGMELELWQLCEETGERRLLQTAATNGDGRLDAPLLAGEDMKPGVYELVFDAGSFLSRDRGMAQLSSIEFIFQHIPIRFRVNDAQAHYHIPLLVAPGGYSTYRGT; encoded by the coding sequence ATGAGCGGCAAAATAACGACGCATGTGCTCGACATTTCCACGGGAAAGGCAGCCGCAGGGATGGAGCTGGAGCTGTGGCAGCTGTGTGAGGAAACGGGGGAACGGAGGCTGCTTCAAACGGCTGCGACGAATGGAGACGGACGACTGGATGCTCCTCTGCTTGCTGGCGAGGATATGAAGCCGGGTGTTTATGAGCTTGTGTTTGATGCAGGCAGCTTTTTGTCACGCGATCGTGGCATGGCGCAGCTATCGTCGATTGAATTTATTTTTCAGCACATACCGATTCGGTTTCGCGTTAACGATGCGCAGGCGCATTATCATATTCCGCTGCTTGTTGCGCCGGGCGGCTACAGCACTTATCGCGGTACTTAG
- a CDS encoding metalloregulator ArsR/SmtB family transcription factor, with the protein MDKVIDEQCDDTCIGTKPEGADLLTAKVEEQTAIDLAEMFKALGDPTRVKMIYALLSQELCVHDLCVVLDMAQSAISHQLRYLRNVRIVKRRKVGKTVYYSLDDDHVKEIFIQTLQHLHHS; encoded by the coding sequence ATGGATAAAGTGATAGATGAGCAATGTGACGACACTTGTATAGGGACGAAGCCGGAGGGTGCAGATTTGCTTACCGCAAAGGTTGAGGAGCAGACGGCAATCGATTTGGCTGAAATGTTCAAGGCGCTAGGCGACCCGACGCGGGTTAAAATGATTTATGCGCTGCTTTCGCAAGAGCTGTGCGTGCATGATTTATGCGTCGTGCTGGATATGGCACAATCGGCTATTTCGCATCAATTGCGTTATTTGCGCAATGTGCGCATCGTAAAGCGGCGCAAAGTCGGGAAAACCGTCTATTATTCGCTTGACGATGACCATGTAAAGGAAATTTTCATCCAGACACTACAGCATTTGCATCATAGCTAA
- the pucL gene encoding factor-independent urate hydroxylase: protein MLKLRSGRTLYYGKGDVLTYRTYAAPLAVKSIPESAFTGDTNVIFAHNITFAVSGETLLTSFSKGDNTQVVATDSMKNFILRQTADFEGSTTEGLLAFISKQFLSRYPHIDAIELSADRIPFHTLEVADGSDGLVDSSLVYRRSHNDHASASMKLVRDGEEGAGVIVEHECAITDLQLIKVSGSSFYGFVRDEYTTLPESYDRPLFIFLNIFWTYGNIELAVEAGSGQYVAAEHIRDITHNVFHEYKTPSIQYLIYQVGLRILTRFPQLAEVRFESNNRTWETVVDHTEDDAAAVYTEPRPPFGFQGFTLTREDLANEEASS, encoded by the coding sequence ATGTTGAAGCTTCGCAGCGGACGTACACTTTATTATGGCAAAGGGGATGTACTGACTTACCGCACCTATGCCGCTCCACTGGCGGTGAAGTCTATTCCAGAATCGGCTTTTACTGGCGATACGAACGTGATTTTTGCCCATAATATTACATTTGCAGTAAGTGGCGAGACGCTGCTAACCTCTTTCTCCAAAGGAGACAATACGCAGGTCGTAGCGACGGATTCAATGAAAAATTTTATTTTACGGCAAACGGCCGACTTTGAGGGGAGCACGACAGAAGGGCTGCTGGCGTTCATCAGCAAGCAATTTCTTAGCCGTTATCCGCATATTGATGCAATTGAGCTGAGTGCAGACCGCATTCCATTCCATACGCTTGAAGTGGCAGATGGCAGTGACGGACTCGTGGATAGCTCGCTTGTATACCGCCGTTCCCATAATGATCATGCGAGCGCTTCGATGAAGCTCGTCCGTGACGGCGAAGAGGGAGCAGGCGTTATAGTGGAGCATGAGTGCGCCATTACAGATTTGCAGCTTATTAAAGTTAGCGGCAGCTCTTTCTATGGGTTTGTTCGCGACGAATATACGACACTGCCAGAGAGCTATGATCGGCCATTATTTATTTTTCTAAATATATTTTGGACCTATGGAAATATTGAGCTTGCCGTAGAAGCGGGCTCAGGGCAATACGTAGCAGCCGAGCATATTCGGGATATTACTCATAATGTGTTTCACGAATATAAAACCCCATCCATTCAATATTTAATTTATCAAGTCGGCTTGCGTATTTTGACCCGCTTTCCGCAATTGGCGGAGGTGCGGTTTGAATCGAATAACCGGACTTGGGAAACGGTAGTTGACCATACGGAGGACGATGCAGCTGCTGTCTACACAGAACCGCGCCCGCCATTTGGCTTCCAAGGCTTTACGCTTACCCGCGAGGATTTGGCAAATGAGGAAGCATCCTCATGA
- a CDS encoding GNAT family N-acetyltransferase, which yields MTEIPPKIIQASKEHIADAVAFAALVRKEVMPMFAANGLSPDLVNFSEHYLHQAGAGFFLALSEQGEIQGCIGVRPYDNRIETAMYEADRPAAEIVKCYVAASSRRSGVGSQLTDVAKQFIAQEGYSVAYLHTHRFLNGAVDFWQRQGFAITAEDQDEWQTVHMEASVT from the coding sequence GTGACAGAAATTCCGCCAAAAATTATACAGGCTAGCAAGGAACATATTGCGGACGCTGTCGCCTTTGCAGCGCTAGTACGTAAAGAGGTCATGCCAATGTTTGCGGCAAATGGTTTGTCGCCAGATCTCGTGAATTTCTCGGAGCATTATTTGCATCAAGCGGGAGCTGGTTTTTTTCTGGCCCTTTCAGAGCAGGGAGAAATACAAGGGTGCATCGGTGTGAGGCCCTATGATAACCGGATTGAAACGGCGATGTATGAAGCGGACCGGCCAGCGGCCGAGATCGTAAAATGTTATGTAGCTGCAAGCAGCCGCAGAAGCGGTGTAGGCTCGCAGCTTACAGATGTGGCCAAGCAATTTATCGCTCAGGAGGGCTACAGCGTAGCGTATTTGCACACGCATCGTTTTCTAAACGGGGCAGTCGATTTTTGGCAGCGTCAGGGCTTTGCCATAACGGCCGAAGATCAGGATGAATGGCAGACGGTGCATATGGAGGCGAGCGTTACATAA
- a CDS encoding heavy metal translocating P-type ATPase, translating into MENRQTTLEISGMTCAACANRIEKGLNKLEGVSQATVNFTMETSHVEYRADTIDLAAVIKRIEQLGFTAEEKVEEKQGTDRRRDDIRKQQLKFILSAILSLPLLWAMVAHFSFTSFIWVPDLLLNPWFQLALATPVQFIIGWPFYKGAFNALRSGGANMDVLVALGTSAAYFYSLYLTLKPEEHAGMANMPVMQELYYETSALLITLILLGKWFEALAKGRSSEAIRSLIGLQAKTALVVRDGSEMSLPVEQVMIGDQLIVKPGGKIPVDGVVLDGSSAIDESMLTGESLPVDKQSGDQVFGATINKNGVLRIQATKVGKNTTLAQIIHIVEQAQGSKAPIQRIADRISGIFVPIVVGIAVVTFALWFFWIEPGLFAEALEKAIAVLVIACPCALGLATPTSIMAGSGRAAEVGVLFKGGEHLESTHHITAVLLDKTGTVTEGKPSLTDVVIQGDLPEQELLALVGGAENRSEHPLAEAIVAAIKARNIALPEAAEFTAIPGFGIRATVAGRDIVVGTRALMERFAVAHNGEATMAELEAAGKTVMLTAVDGQYTGMIAVADTIKPSSKGAIDRLKHIGQHVMMITGDNPRTAAAIASEAGIEHVIAGVLPEDKADEVKKLQALGMKVAMVGDGINDAPALAAADIGMAMGTGTDVAMETADVTLMRGDLNSIVDAITMSKKTMSNIKQNLFWALAYNVIGIPIAAAGLLAPWLAGAAMALSSVSVVLNALRLQRMKIKA; encoded by the coding sequence ATGGAAAACAGGCAAACAACGCTGGAAATTTCGGGTATGACTTGTGCGGCATGCGCCAATCGCATAGAGAAAGGCTTAAATAAGCTGGAGGGTGTATCGCAAGCGACAGTCAACTTTACAATGGAGACGAGCCATGTTGAATATCGAGCAGATACGATTGATTTGGCTGCGGTCATTAAGCGGATCGAGCAGCTTGGATTTACAGCTGAGGAGAAGGTAGAGGAGAAGCAAGGAACGGACCGCCGGCGTGACGATATTCGCAAGCAGCAGCTGAAGTTCATCCTATCAGCCATATTGTCGCTGCCGCTTTTGTGGGCGATGGTTGCGCATTTTTCATTCACGTCGTTTATATGGGTGCCAGATTTATTGCTTAATCCGTGGTTTCAACTGGCGCTGGCAACCCCTGTGCAATTTATAATCGGCTGGCCCTTCTATAAAGGGGCATTTAATGCTTTGCGCAGTGGGGGCGCGAATATGGATGTCTTGGTGGCGCTTGGAACTTCGGCAGCTTATTTTTACAGCTTGTATTTAACATTGAAGCCTGAAGAGCATGCTGGAATGGCAAACATGCCCGTTATGCAGGAGCTGTATTATGAGACAAGCGCCTTGCTCATTACGTTGATTTTACTTGGAAAATGGTTCGAAGCACTCGCTAAAGGCCGCTCGTCGGAAGCGATTCGCTCGCTCATCGGTCTCCAAGCGAAAACAGCACTCGTTGTGCGCGACGGCTCCGAAATGAGCCTCCCGGTCGAGCAGGTAATGATTGGCGATCAGCTTATTGTGAAGCCGGGCGGCAAAATTCCGGTCGATGGCGTTGTGCTGGACGGCAGCTCGGCGATCGACGAATCGATGCTGACGGGAGAAAGTCTTCCTGTTGACAAGCAATCAGGTGATCAGGTATTCGGGGCGACTATAAATAAAAATGGCGTCTTGCGTATTCAGGCTACGAAGGTTGGCAAAAATACGACGCTTGCGCAAATTATTCATATTGTTGAGCAGGCACAGGGCTCGAAAGCGCCGATTCAGCGAATAGCTGACCGTATTTCTGGTATATTCGTCCCAATTGTTGTCGGTATCGCCGTTGTTACTTTTGCCTTGTGGTTTTTTTGGATCGAGCCCGGTTTGTTCGCCGAAGCGCTGGAAAAAGCCATCGCGGTGCTCGTTATCGCATGTCCTTGCGCGCTCGGACTTGCTACTCCAACTTCTATAATGGCTGGATCGGGCCGGGCAGCGGAAGTAGGCGTCTTATTCAAGGGCGGTGAGCATCTCGAATCAACGCATCATATTACAGCGGTGCTGCTTGACAAAACAGGTACGGTTACGGAAGGCAAACCTTCACTGACCGATGTTGTCATCCAAGGCGATTTGCCGGAGCAGGAGCTGCTTGCCCTTGTTGGAGGAGCTGAGAACAGGTCAGAGCATCCGCTCGCGGAAGCTATTGTTGCTGCAATTAAAGCGCGGAACATTGCGCTTCCCGAAGCAGCTGAATTTACTGCCATTCCAGGCTTTGGCATTCGGGCAACAGTGGCAGGGCGCGATATTGTTGTCGGAACACGCGCTTTAATGGAGCGTTTCGCTGTTGCACACAACGGTGAAGCGACAATGGCTGAGCTGGAGGCGGCCGGAAAAACAGTTATGCTGACAGCTGTTGATGGTCAATATACCGGCATGATTGCAGTCGCGGATACGATTAAACCTTCATCCAAGGGAGCAATTGACCGTCTTAAGCATATTGGTCAACATGTTATGATGATTACAGGAGATAATCCGCGAACGGCAGCGGCTATTGCCAGTGAAGCGGGGATAGAGCATGTCATTGCAGGCGTGCTGCCGGAAGACAAAGCGGATGAGGTCAAGAAGCTGCAAGCGTTGGGCATGAAGGTAGCGATGGTCGGAGATGGCATTAATGATGCTCCGGCACTCGCGGCAGCGGACATTGGCATGGCGATGGGCACAGGAACGGATGTCGCGATGGAGACGGCAGATGTTACCCTTATGCGCGGCGATTTAAACAGTATTGTCGATGCCATAACGATGAGCAAAAAAACGATGAGCAACATTAAGCAAAACCTGTTCTGGGCACTAGCCTACAATGTTATCGGTATTCCTATAGCAGCAGCGGGCCTGCTAGCGCCTTGGCTGGCAGGGGCGGCGATGGCGCTGAGCTCCGTATCGGTGGTACTCAATGCGCTGCGCTTGCAGCGGATGAAAATTAAAGCCTGA
- a CDS encoding allantoinase, translating to MASYYDCIVMNGFVVLMGEVKKLDIGIRDGRIAALEPSLAGAAAGSRMDAEGQYVLPGMVDIHVHFNEPNLGHWEGFASGSASLAAGGATCYVDMPLNGNPPTVTTEALALKAGQAEGSSAVDYTFWGGLVPGKLEELAPMFEAGIVGFKAFMSNPGGEGEGRFREVDDWTLYEGMKKIAELGGFVALHAESNAITSQLADAALAAGRLDAEAFAASRPIIAELEAVNKALLFAEQTGCQVHFVHISSYDAVELIDRAKQRGLPVTVETCPHYLLLTQKDMAALGAVAKCAPPLRGEEQREGLWRMISEGKLDVIASDHSPCPTSMKVDAAKTFFEAWGGISGAQSSMELVLGEGWIKRGLPLPLLSSLLSAGPAQRFGLYPRKGAIAVGSDADLAIVDPNAAYKLLEENLFYKHKHSPYVGKEMACRVVATLVRGTVVYSANDGLVQPASGKPLLGLGSSVIQ from the coding sequence ATGGCTTCCTACTATGATTGCATCGTTATGAATGGTTTTGTTGTTTTGATGGGTGAAGTGAAAAAGCTGGATATAGGCATTCGCGATGGCCGCATTGCTGCCTTGGAGCCGTCACTCGCAGGTGCCGCGGCCGGCTCCCGAATGGATGCGGAGGGACAGTATGTGCTGCCCGGCATGGTTGATATTCATGTACATTTTAATGAACCGAATTTGGGGCATTGGGAAGGGTTTGCGAGTGGGTCAGCTTCACTTGCTGCCGGAGGAGCGACCTGTTACGTAGATATGCCGCTCAATGGCAATCCGCCGACTGTAACGACGGAGGCGCTTGCGCTGAAAGCAGGTCAGGCAGAGGGCAGCTCGGCTGTTGATTATACATTTTGGGGCGGACTCGTCCCAGGAAAGCTGGAGGAGCTTGCTCCTATGTTCGAAGCGGGCATCGTCGGCTTTAAAGCGTTTATGTCCAATCCCGGCGGCGAAGGAGAAGGGCGTTTTCGCGAGGTGGATGACTGGACTCTGTATGAAGGAATGAAAAAAATCGCCGAGCTCGGCGGCTTTGTCGCTCTGCATGCCGAGAGCAACGCCATAACTTCTCAGCTCGCTGATGCCGCCCTCGCAGCCGGACGCTTGGATGCTGAGGCATTCGCAGCCTCGCGGCCGATAATTGCCGAGCTGGAGGCGGTAAATAAGGCGCTGCTGTTCGCGGAGCAGACGGGCTGCCAAGTGCATTTTGTTCATATAAGCAGCTATGACGCGGTGGAGCTGATTGATCGCGCGAAGCAGCGCGGCTTGCCGGTGACAGTGGAAACGTGCCCGCATTATTTGCTCCTTACGCAGAAGGACATGGCGGCGCTTGGAGCGGTTGCCAAATGCGCGCCTCCTCTGCGCGGGGAGGAGCAGCGTGAGGGGCTTTGGCGAATGATTAGCGAAGGTAAGCTGGATGTTATCGCTTCAGACCATTCGCCATGTCCGACCTCGATGAAGGTGGATGCTGCAAAAACGTTTTTCGAGGCATGGGGAGGTATATCGGGCGCGCAAAGCAGCATGGAGCTGGTGCTTGGTGAAGGGTGGATCAAGCGCGGACTGCCGCTGCCATTGCTAAGCTCTCTGCTATCAGCAGGACCCGCTCAGCGTTTCGGGCTTTATCCGCGCAAGGGAGCTATTGCAGTCGGCTCGGATGCCGACCTGGCTATTGTTGACCCTAATGCGGCTTATAAGCTGCTGGAGGAAAATTTATTTTATAAGCACAAGCATAGCCCTTATGTAGGGAAGGAAATGGCCTGCCGAGTCGTGGCAACACTCGTTCGAGGAACCGTTGTTTATTCGGCAAACGACGGCTTGGTACAGCCTGCATCAGGCAAGCCGCTACTAGGGCTGGGCAGCAGCGTTATACAGTAA
- the uraD gene encoding 2-oxo-4-hydroxy-4-carboxy-5-ureidoimidazoline decarboxylase — MKLDLLNTMSREAFTKALGAIFEHSPWVAELAWENKPFGSVEQLHESMVNAAYTAGEERVLVLIREHPDLATRISIGEYSTREQQGAGLSQLTPEEYEQFAAMNRQYTEKFGFPFILAVRGKSKADIKEAMASRIDNSLQEELEEAKWQIARITFLRLNDLIEQ, encoded by the coding sequence GTGAAATTGGATTTGCTAAATACGATGAGCCGTGAGGCATTTACGAAAGCGCTTGGCGCTATTTTTGAACATTCGCCTTGGGTGGCGGAACTGGCATGGGAGAATAAGCCCTTCGGCTCGGTTGAACAGCTGCATGAGAGCATGGTAAATGCGGCATATACGGCGGGAGAGGAGCGGGTGCTTGTGCTGATTCGCGAGCATCCCGATCTGGCAACTCGAATCAGCATTGGCGAATATTCCACCAGAGAGCAGCAGGGGGCAGGACTTAGCCAATTGACGCCTGAGGAGTATGAGCAGTTTGCAGCGATGAACCGCCAGTATACGGAGAAGTTTGGCTTTCCATTTATATTGGCGGTGCGTGGCAAAAGCAAAGCGGACATCAAGGAAGCGATGGCGTCGCGCATCGACAACAGCCTTCAGGAGGAGCTAGAGGAGGCAAAATGGCAAATTGCCCGTATCACTTTTTTGCGCCTTAACGATTTAATAGAGCAGTAG
- a CDS encoding (2Fe-2S)-binding protein, with amino-acid sequence MSKHEMLGAPRGAKQRELACTINGEDMKLEVNGAKRLLSVLRDDLALTGTKRSCEIGRCGACMVLVDGKPINACLTMAYQCAGKQITTIEGIGAADGGIEPIQRAFLEEGGFQCGYCTPGMIISVKALLDRSPDPSEEEVEEALSGNICRCTGYGGIKRAVQRAIEWRREAP; translated from the coding sequence ATGAGCAAGCATGAAATGCTGGGAGCTCCGCGAGGCGCAAAGCAGCGGGAGCTGGCCTGCACCATTAATGGCGAGGATATGAAGCTTGAAGTGAACGGTGCAAAAAGGCTGCTGTCCGTGCTGCGGGATGATTTAGCGCTTACGGGAACGAAGCGTTCCTGTGAAATTGGACGCTGCGGCGCCTGCATGGTGCTGGTCGATGGCAAGCCGATTAACGCTTGCTTAACGATGGCCTACCAATGTGCGGGCAAGCAAATTACGACAATTGAAGGCATTGGTGCGGCTGATGGAGGCATCGAGCCCATACAGCGCGCTTTTCTCGAAGAGGGAGGCTTTCAATGCGGCTATTGCACGCCAGGCATGATTATTTCGGTTAAGGCTCTGCTGGATCGAAGCCCTGACCCAAGCGAAGAAGAAGTGGAAGAAGCGCTATCAGGCAATATTTGTCGCTGCACCGGCTACGGAGGCATTAAACGGGCCGTCCAGCGGGCGATTGAGTGGAGGAGGGAAGCACCGTGA